Proteins from a genomic interval of Salinivibrio kushneri:
- the ccmI gene encoding c-type cytochrome biogenesis protein CcmI produces MIEFWGATLVFFVLGAVMFLWPLWQKSEHDHQGSRDALNKAFYFDRVEEIEAESAEGLIDNTRDLRQDLQQSLLDDIPEKEKAKQARHLRLTPMQWVPGLVVLAVVSFGLYGIEGSANQVAQWQQTAKQLPELSKRLLEGEKPLTKQEMQDLTLALRTRLQHEPQDSTGWLLLGRIGLANRDGETAKEAMEKAYALAPSQPDIQVGLAQALLFAGDEADSARAQNLLKSVVKADPFNLQAMSLLAYQAFEQGRYQDAIATWKAMKTLIGSDDPRNQTLDQSIARANLALNSADGAKVAVTVVLDQQVQLPEDGVVIISAHASADSPMPIAAKRLPLSKFPLSVDLADTDSLNPNQALSSHDKVVIRARIDQDGDVGTKEGDWVGQSDAVRLGSHAELVIDKQQ; encoded by the coding sequence ATGATTGAGTTTTGGGGCGCGACCTTGGTGTTTTTTGTCCTTGGCGCAGTGATGTTTTTGTGGCCCCTTTGGCAAAAAAGTGAGCACGATCATCAAGGTAGCCGTGATGCACTCAACAAAGCCTTTTACTTTGATCGTGTAGAAGAAATTGAAGCGGAAAGTGCCGAAGGCTTAATCGATAATACGCGTGATCTGAGGCAGGATCTGCAGCAGTCATTGCTGGATGATATCCCAGAAAAAGAGAAAGCCAAGCAAGCGCGTCATTTGCGCCTGACGCCGATGCAGTGGGTGCCAGGTTTGGTTGTGTTGGCAGTGGTCAGCTTTGGCTTGTATGGCATTGAGGGTAGTGCCAATCAAGTGGCGCAGTGGCAGCAAACCGCCAAACAGTTGCCTGAGCTATCAAAGCGGCTACTCGAGGGTGAGAAGCCATTAACCAAACAAGAGATGCAAGATCTTACCTTGGCGTTGCGGACCCGGTTGCAGCATGAGCCGCAAGACAGCACCGGTTGGTTGTTGCTGGGACGAATTGGGCTAGCAAACCGAGACGGAGAGACCGCAAAAGAGGCGATGGAGAAAGCCTATGCCTTGGCACCTTCACAGCCTGATATTCAAGTCGGGCTGGCGCAAGCCTTGTTGTTTGCCGGTGATGAAGCAGACAGTGCCCGGGCGCAGAATTTATTAAAATCTGTGGTGAAAGCGGATCCCTTCAATCTACAGGCGATGTCTTTGCTCGCTTATCAAGCGTTCGAGCAAGGGCGATATCAAGACGCTATTGCCACGTGGAAGGCGATGAAAACTTTGATAGGCAGTGACGATCCGCGTAATCAAACGTTAGATCAGTCGATTGCGCGCGCAAACCTAGCCCTCAACAGCGCCGATGGCGCGAAAGTGGCGGTAACAGTGGTATTGGATCAGCAAGTGCAGTTACCCGAGGATGGTGTGGTGATTATTTCCGCGCATGCCTCGGCCGACTCACCGATGCCAATCGCGGCTAAGCGCCTACCGTTATCTAAGTTTCCCTTATCTGTGGACTTGGCAGACACTGACAGCTTGAATCCTAATCAGGCGTTATCCTCGCACGATAAGGTAGTGATTCGGGCGCGGATTGACCAAGATGGCGATGTGGGCACCAAAGAAGGTGACTGGGTCGGGCAAAGTGATGCGGTGCGTCTAGGCAGCCACGCAGAACTGGTTATCGACAAACAGCAATAA
- a CDS encoding DsbE family thiol:disulfide interchange protein, with product MKKLLWFLPLLAFAALAGFFVAQLDNNAKGDDPTKLESVLVGKPVPAFHLEDLQTPSKEYDQAIFTGEPLLLNVWATWCPTCYAEHQFLNKLAAQGVKIIGLNYKDDRQKAIKWLNNLGNPYQISLYDGDGMLGLDLGVYGAPETFLIDANGVIQYRHVGDVNARNWQETLKPKFDALKGADK from the coding sequence ATGAAGAAGTTACTTTGGTTTCTGCCACTCCTGGCTTTTGCGGCATTGGCGGGCTTTTTTGTCGCTCAACTCGACAACAACGCCAAAGGGGATGATCCGACCAAGTTAGAGTCAGTATTAGTGGGCAAGCCTGTGCCCGCTTTTCACCTTGAGGATCTACAAACCCCGAGCAAGGAGTATGACCAAGCCATTTTCACCGGCGAGCCACTGCTGCTGAACGTATGGGCCACCTGGTGTCCGACCTGCTATGCAGAGCACCAGTTTTTGAACAAACTGGCGGCACAAGGGGTGAAAATCATCGGACTCAATTACAAAGATGATCGGCAAAAAGCAATCAAATGGTTAAACAACCTGGGTAACCCTTATCAGATTAGTTTGTATGATGGCGATGGGATGTTAGGGCTGGATCTCGGCGTCTATGGCGCACCGGAAACCTTTTTGATTGATGCCAACGGCGTGATTCAGTACCGACACGTGGGTGATGTGAATGCACGTAATTGGCAAGAGACCCTCAAGCCAAAATTTGATGCATTGAAGGGGGCTGACAAATGA
- the fadJ gene encoding fatty acid oxidation complex subunit alpha FadJ, which translates to MTTETQQAFHLTVAENQIAWLTIDVPGESMNTLQASFVEGVSAVLDQLENDKNVKGLVIHSGKPDNFVAGADVRMLEACDSAEQARDIAAQGQALFSRIETLPFHVVAAIHGPCLGGGLELALACHSRVATDWDKTRLGLPEVQLGLLPGSGGTQRLPRLIGVPDALDMMLTGKQLRAKKAKKLGVVDDCVPDTVLLDVAEQLAQKSKPKRHRSWQSWMLNGNAVGRNIVFDQAGKKARAKTRGNYPAADAILSVVKKGLDKGLKAGFEEEARQFGELVMTSESKALRSIFFATTAMKKENGADAEPGDISRIGVLGGGLMGAGIAHVSVAKAGYPVRVKDVSEDGILNALRYSYKLLDKKRKRKQLSKAELQATMMQLSGDTQATTLSNSDVVIEAVFEDLSLKHRMVEEMESITGNDAIFATNTSSLPIHQIAEGSQRPENIVGLHYFSPVEKMPLVEVIPHKNTSDQTIATVVKLARQQGKTPIVVGDSAGFYVNRILAPYMNEAARVLLAGETIEHIDTALLDFGFPVGPITLLDEVGIDIGAKIAPILTQELGERFEAPDVFDVLLNDDRKGRKTGKGFYRYDASKKGSKAKQVDKKVYSLLNITLNAQLSGHEVAQRCALMMLNEAARCLDEGVIRSARDGDIGAIFGIGFPPFLGGPFRYMDHIGIDRVVNLLNEHQNRYGERFAPCERLTVMAKEGQVFYPEG; encoded by the coding sequence ATGACCACAGAAACCCAACAAGCCTTTCATTTAACGGTTGCTGAAAACCAAATCGCCTGGCTGACCATAGATGTGCCGGGTGAGAGCATGAATACACTGCAGGCAAGCTTTGTCGAGGGCGTTTCCGCGGTATTAGACCAACTCGAAAATGATAAAAACGTCAAAGGGCTAGTGATTCATTCGGGTAAACCCGATAACTTTGTGGCTGGTGCGGATGTGCGCATGCTCGAAGCCTGTGACAGCGCCGAGCAAGCCCGCGATATTGCCGCGCAAGGTCAAGCTCTATTTTCACGCATTGAGACGCTGCCATTTCACGTGGTGGCGGCGATTCATGGCCCTTGCTTAGGTGGTGGGCTTGAACTCGCGCTGGCCTGTCATAGCCGTGTGGCCACAGACTGGGATAAAACTCGCCTTGGTCTGCCAGAAGTACAATTAGGCTTATTGCCAGGGTCGGGCGGTACACAGCGATTGCCACGTCTTATCGGCGTGCCAGACGCTCTGGATATGATGCTAACCGGCAAACAGTTACGTGCCAAAAAAGCGAAAAAGCTGGGTGTGGTGGATGATTGTGTGCCGGATACCGTTTTGCTCGACGTGGCCGAGCAGCTGGCGCAGAAATCGAAACCAAAACGCCACCGTAGCTGGCAAAGTTGGATGCTGAATGGCAATGCGGTCGGGCGTAATATCGTCTTTGATCAAGCGGGCAAAAAAGCGCGAGCGAAAACCCGTGGTAATTACCCCGCCGCTGATGCCATTTTATCTGTGGTGAAAAAGGGGCTCGATAAAGGCTTGAAAGCCGGATTTGAGGAAGAAGCACGCCAGTTTGGTGAGCTGGTGATGACGTCGGAGTCTAAAGCGCTACGTAGCATCTTCTTCGCCACTACCGCGATGAAAAAAGAAAACGGGGCTGATGCTGAGCCGGGTGATATTAGTCGTATTGGTGTGCTTGGCGGTGGCTTGATGGGCGCCGGGATCGCGCATGTTTCGGTCGCGAAGGCCGGTTACCCGGTACGCGTGAAAGATGTGAGCGAAGATGGCATATTGAATGCGCTACGCTACAGCTACAAATTGCTGGACAAAAAGCGCAAGCGCAAACAGCTTAGCAAAGCCGAGTTGCAAGCCACCATGATGCAGCTATCGGGTGATACACAGGCGACAACCCTCTCTAACTCGGATGTGGTGATCGAAGCGGTATTTGAAGATTTATCGCTTAAACACCGCATGGTCGAGGAGATGGAGTCAATCACAGGTAACGACGCTATTTTTGCTACCAATACCTCGTCATTACCGATTCATCAAATCGCTGAGGGTAGCCAGCGCCCAGAAAACATTGTGGGCTTGCACTACTTTAGCCCGGTAGAAAAAATGCCGCTGGTGGAGGTGATCCCCCATAAAAACACCAGTGATCAGACGATTGCGACTGTGGTTAAGCTGGCGCGTCAGCAAGGTAAAACGCCGATTGTGGTCGGTGATAGCGCAGGCTTTTACGTTAACCGGATCCTTGCCCCTTATATGAATGAGGCCGCGCGTGTGTTGTTGGCAGGCGAAACGATTGAACATATCGATACCGCGCTATTGGACTTTGGTTTCCCTGTTGGGCCAATCACTTTGCTTGATGAGGTGGGCATTGATATTGGCGCTAAGATAGCGCCTATCCTGACGCAAGAGCTGGGTGAGCGTTTTGAAGCGCCAGATGTCTTCGATGTGCTGCTGAATGATGACCGCAAAGGACGTAAAACAGGTAAGGGCTTCTATCGCTACGATGCCAGCAAAAAAGGCAGCAAGGCCAAGCAGGTGGATAAGAAAGTTTATAGCTTGCTGAATATCACCCTAAACGCCCAGTTGTCCGGTCATGAGGTGGCGCAACGTTGTGCATTAATGATGCTCAATGAAGCGGCTCGTTGCCTCGATGAGGGCGTGATTCGCTCTGCGCGTGACGGTGATATCGGTGCGATTTTTGGTATCGGTTTCCCGCCGTTCTTGGGTGGACCTTTCCGCTATATGGACCATATCGGCATCGACCGTGTGGTCAACTTGCTCAACGAGCATCAAAATCGTTATGGTGAGCGCTTTGCACCCTGTGAGCGTTTAACCGTGATGGCCAAAGAGGGACAGGTGTTTTATCCCGAGGGGTAA
- the fadI gene encoding acetyl-CoA C-acyltransferase FadI, producing the protein MTSQQHLKTSNGDRIAIVSGLRTPFARQSTAYTDVPAVDLGKMVVQEMLNRSSISPKEIDQVVFGQVVQMPEAPNIAREIVLGTGMDIHTDAYSVTRACATSFQAVANVAESMVAGNIQVGIAGGADSSSVLPIGVSKKLARTLLDLSKAKTMSKRLKLLSKLSVKDLAPVPPAVAEYSTGLSMGQTAEQMAKSHQIPRKEQDALALRSHQLASKAWDEGLLSDEVMTAYPEPYKAWIAQDNNLRPDSTLEDYAKLRPAFDRKHGSVTAANSTPLTDGAAAVLMMPESRAKALGLEVLGYIRSYAFSAIGVEKDMLMGPSYATPLALDRAGISLADLTLIDMHEAFAAQTLSNVKMFASDTFAREHLNRDRAIGDIDMDKFNVLGGSIAYGHPFAATGARMITQTLRELKRRGGGLALNTACAAGGLGAAMILEAE; encoded by the coding sequence ATGACGTCTCAGCAACACCTCAAAACCAGCAATGGTGATCGCATTGCTATTGTGTCTGGGCTACGCACACCCTTTGCCCGCCAATCAACCGCTTATACTGATGTGCCGGCGGTGGATCTCGGCAAAATGGTGGTACAAGAGATGCTCAACCGAAGCAGTATTTCCCCGAAAGAGATTGATCAAGTGGTGTTTGGACAGGTAGTGCAAATGCCTGAAGCGCCAAACATCGCTCGCGAAATCGTGCTGGGTACCGGCATGGATATCCACACCGATGCCTACAGTGTCACACGTGCCTGTGCGACCAGCTTTCAAGCGGTCGCCAATGTGGCAGAGAGCATGGTCGCAGGCAATATCCAGGTGGGGATTGCTGGTGGCGCGGATTCATCATCTGTATTACCCATCGGCGTTAGCAAAAAACTGGCGCGGACATTATTGGATTTAAGCAAAGCGAAAACCATGAGCAAGCGATTAAAGCTGCTCAGTAAGCTTTCAGTGAAAGATCTGGCACCGGTTCCGCCTGCGGTGGCTGAATATTCGACGGGGCTGAGCATGGGGCAAACGGCTGAGCAAATGGCAAAGTCGCATCAGATCCCACGTAAAGAGCAAGATGCGTTGGCGCTGCGCTCCCATCAACTGGCGAGCAAAGCTTGGGATGAAGGCTTGCTCAGTGATGAAGTGATGACTGCCTATCCTGAGCCCTACAAAGCCTGGATTGCACAAGATAATAACCTGCGTCCTGACTCCACGCTAGAAGACTACGCCAAGCTGCGGCCAGCGTTCGACCGCAAGCATGGCTCGGTCACAGCAGCGAATAGCACGCCGCTTACCGACGGCGCGGCTGCGGTATTGATGATGCCAGAAAGTCGCGCGAAAGCATTAGGGCTTGAGGTGCTCGGTTACATTCGCTCGTATGCGTTCTCCGCCATCGGGGTGGAAAAAGACATGCTGATGGGCCCTTCTTATGCCACACCACTTGCGCTTGATCGCGCGGGTATTTCTCTCGCGGATTTAACCTTGATTGATATGCACGAGGCGTTCGCCGCGCAAACCTTGTCTAATGTGAAAATGTTCGCCTCTGATACGTTTGCGCGTGAGCATTTAAACCGTGACCGTGCGATTGGTGACATCGATATGGATAAATTCAACGTGTTAGGGGGGTCAATCGCCTATGGTCACCCCTTTGCCGCGACAGGTGCACGGATGATCACCCAAACCTTACGTGAATTAAAACGTCGTGGCGGCGGTTTAGCATTGAACACAGCCTGTGCAGCAGGTGGCCTAGGCGCAGCAATGATTTTGGAGGCAGAATAA
- a CDS encoding MlaA family lipoprotein, translated as MWKRLCLMVAVLGLLSGCVSRPPGAEPHPEDPLEGFNRAMWTVNYDYLDPYVARPVSIAYVDYVPSPVRTGISNFLGNLEEPASMLNSLIMLEGEKAATHFNRFWINTLFGLGGLIDIASAADIQKYDQREFGDAIGHYDVGTGAYIMLPGYGPTSVREGAGEVVDGLYPPLALLTLPQSVLKWVFDGMESRAALVSQESQLDNSPDPYAFARDAYLQNRRYRAKGDEALEQQPALDDEFLDDFIDDIDAAP; from the coding sequence ATGTGGAAACGTCTGTGTTTGATGGTGGCGGTACTCGGCCTGTTATCCGGTTGTGTATCACGTCCGCCAGGTGCAGAGCCGCACCCAGAAGACCCGTTAGAAGGCTTTAACCGTGCGATGTGGACGGTCAACTACGACTATCTGGATCCCTATGTGGCGCGTCCTGTTTCAATCGCTTATGTTGATTACGTGCCAAGCCCCGTGCGCACTGGGATTTCTAATTTTTTGGGCAACCTCGAAGAGCCCGCCAGCATGTTGAATAGTTTGATCATGCTGGAAGGCGAGAAAGCCGCGACCCATTTTAACCGCTTTTGGATCAACACCTTGTTTGGGTTAGGGGGCTTGATTGACATCGCGTCAGCGGCTGATATTCAAAAATATGATCAGCGCGAATTTGGTGATGCCATCGGTCACTATGATGTGGGCACGGGCGCGTATATTATGCTGCCTGGCTATGGGCCTACCTCAGTGCGAGAAGGCGCGGGCGAAGTCGTTGATGGCCTGTACCCGCCGCTGGCGTTACTTACCCTGCCGCAGTCGGTTTTAAAATGGGTGTTTGATGGGATGGAGTCGCGCGCCGCGTTAGTGTCTCAGGAGTCGCAATTGGACAATTCGCCAGACCCTTATGCGTTTGCCCGCGACGCTTACCTGCAAAATCGCCGTTATCGCGCCAAAGGGGACGAGGCATTGGAGCAACAACCCGCTTTGGATGATGAGTTTCTCGATGACTTTATCGATGATATCGATGCCGCCCCGTAA
- a CDS encoding outer membrane protein transport protein: protein MKNNKIVYLAVATALGSLSTTAHSAGFQLAETSATGLGRAFAGEAAMADNASAQFRNPALLSYLADTQVSAGGIYVNPNVDIDGTNTNISNGKKTATSTDDVAHDAVIPNFYFAHQIDDRLTAGLALATNFGMETELGNDFTGTQFGNEAAVTTFEINPNIAWKATEQLRLGAGIRYVLGEGSIGAKSSTDSKLPTSAGALAGSPVPAHSTLKYMEGDDRAWGWQLGAVYDINDMHRVGVNYRSEVNLTLDGHAEGLTYNLAAIQKGQLSGADYLSGNHYSGSMDLTLPATAEFSSLHQLTEQWAVHTSINWTEWSSFDKLEANIPSLSSDPKMVKVENWEDNYRLAIGTTYQWDQKLTLRSGVAYDTSAVSDKNRTLTIPETDRIWLSVGAGYDVTSKLTLDAAFTYVFAKDAPVKEPRDGIESDKSGSAFGGNFEGETTGNVWLVGVQASYRF from the coding sequence ATGAAAAATAATAAGATCGTTTATCTTGCCGTCGCCACCGCGCTCGGCTCTCTTTCCACCACCGCACACAGTGCCGGTTTTCAGCTCGCAGAAACCTCAGCGACCGGCCTTGGCCGCGCTTTCGCAGGGGAAGCGGCCATGGCGGATAACGCCAGTGCGCAATTTCGTAACCCTGCGCTATTAAGCTACCTTGCCGATACGCAAGTATCAGCCGGTGGCATCTACGTGAACCCCAACGTTGATATTGATGGGACAAACACAAACATCTCGAATGGTAAAAAGACTGCAACGTCAACCGATGATGTTGCCCATGATGCCGTGATCCCTAATTTCTATTTTGCCCATCAAATCGACGATCGCTTGACCGCTGGCCTCGCTCTGGCGACCAACTTTGGCATGGAAACCGAGTTGGGCAATGACTTCACGGGTACCCAGTTTGGTAACGAAGCGGCGGTGACGACCTTTGAAATCAACCCTAATATCGCTTGGAAAGCCACCGAGCAATTACGCCTCGGTGCCGGTATCCGTTATGTGTTGGGAGAAGGGAGTATTGGCGCCAAGAGTAGTACAGATTCTAAACTACCTACCAGCGCAGGCGCACTTGCTGGCAGCCCTGTTCCTGCACACAGCACTCTAAAATACATGGAAGGGGATGACCGTGCTTGGGGTTGGCAATTGGGGGCCGTGTACGACATCAATGATATGCACCGTGTTGGCGTTAACTATCGCTCTGAGGTAAACCTGACATTAGATGGGCATGCAGAAGGACTAACTTACAACCTAGCAGCGATTCAAAAAGGTCAACTTTCTGGAGCAGATTATCTGAGTGGCAATCACTATTCAGGCAGTATGGATCTCACCCTCCCCGCTACCGCCGAGTTCTCTTCGTTGCATCAGCTGACTGAACAGTGGGCAGTACACACCAGTATTAACTGGACCGAATGGAGCAGCTTTGACAAACTCGAGGCGAACATTCCCTCCCTTTCTAGCGATCCAAAGATGGTGAAAGTGGAAAACTGGGAAGATAACTATCGCTTGGCCATCGGCACCACCTACCAGTGGGATCAAAAACTGACGTTGCGCTCAGGCGTTGCCTACGATACCTCGGCAGTGAGCGATAAAAACCGTACTCTGACCATCCCAGAGACTGACCGGATCTGGTTGAGCGTGGGCGCCGGCTATGACGTGACCTCCAAGCTAACGCTGGATGCCGCGTTTACCTATGTGTTTGCCAAAGATGCCCCGGTGAAAGAGCCGCGTGATGGCATTGAGTCCGACAAATCAGGCTCTGCGTTTGGCGGTAATTTTGAAGGCGAGACCACAGGTAATGTGTGGTTAGTTGGCGTGCAAGCCAGCTATCGTTTCTAA
- a CDS encoding DUF3379 family protein yields MDDLEFRRRLLADPYDTDPELQAAKAESERHQGYADDIAELDSKIDQALRVEVPEDLPDKILFSQTTDVEQGVKRPRWHLAIAASIAFVFGIALGQFNWGSATLDLNQTALAHYYHEHAFIEGINEGATIEQVNAKLQPFGKAFNALPGEVTYINHCSFGDQHALHMVMESDGQAYTVFVVPSASQAPAQKSDGKMQAVSRPVQSASVIVVGEAKSPAAPIAEQLQQQLTPQAI; encoded by the coding sequence ATGGACGATCTTGAATTTCGCCGCCGCCTACTTGCAGACCCTTATGATACCGATCCTGAGTTGCAAGCCGCCAAGGCCGAGTCTGAACGTCACCAAGGCTATGCGGACGATATCGCCGAGTTGGACAGCAAAATCGACCAGGCGCTTCGCGTGGAAGTACCGGAGGATTTGCCCGATAAAATTTTGTTTTCGCAAACCACCGATGTGGAACAAGGAGTCAAACGCCCACGCTGGCATCTCGCCATTGCCGCCTCGATTGCCTTTGTGTTTGGTATTGCACTTGGTCAGTTTAACTGGGGCAGTGCCACGCTGGACCTTAATCAAACGGCATTAGCGCACTATTATCACGAACATGCCTTTATAGAAGGCATTAACGAAGGAGCAACCATTGAGCAAGTCAATGCCAAACTACAGCCGTTTGGCAAAGCTTTTAATGCTCTCCCCGGCGAGGTCACTTACATCAACCATTGTAGTTTTGGGGATCAACATGCGTTGCACATGGTCATGGAGAGTGATGGACAAGCGTATACAGTGTTTGTAGTCCCGTCAGCCAGTCAGGCGCCCGCGCAGAAAAGTGACGGAAAAATGCAAGCCGTCAGCCGCCCCGTGCAATCGGCGAGCGTGATTGTGGTCGGTGAGGCGAAAAGCCCCGCCGCCCCCATTGCCGAGCAACTGCAACAGCAACTCACGCCCCAAGCGATCTAG
- a CDS encoding sigma-70 family RNA polymerase sigma factor, which translates to MTRQARYEALVRAWHRDLYRYAYWLAKDPHIAEDLVQETCLRAWRSLDSLQDDKAAKAWLITILRRENARRFERKQFDHVDVDDGELEDKTRPSEEASMEQRWLHRQIAALSPEYREPLVLQVIAGFSGDEIAQILDLNKNTVMTRLFRARAQLKEALDTTATSGGQQYGRS; encoded by the coding sequence ATGACCCGACAAGCACGATACGAGGCATTGGTGCGCGCATGGCACCGTGACCTCTACCGCTATGCCTACTGGTTAGCAAAAGATCCGCATATCGCGGAAGATTTGGTGCAAGAAACCTGCTTACGCGCTTGGCGCTCGTTAGACAGCTTGCAAGATGACAAGGCAGCCAAAGCCTGGCTCATCACCATTTTGCGCCGAGAGAATGCAAGACGCTTCGAACGTAAGCAGTTTGACCATGTGGACGTTGACGATGGCGAACTGGAAGACAAAACCCGCCCCAGCGAAGAAGCGTCCATGGAGCAGCGCTGGCTACACCGACAAATTGCCGCTTTATCACCGGAATATCGTGAGCCCTTGGTCTTGCAGGTGATTGCCGGCTTTAGTGGCGACGAAATCGCCCAAATCTTGGACTTAAACAAAAACACGGTGATGACTCGCCTCTTTCGCGCTCGCGCTCAACTTAAAGAAGCACTGGACACCACCGCAACTTCAGGAGGCCAACAGTATGGACGATCTTGA
- a CDS encoding heme lyase CcmF/NrfE family subunit, giving the protein MIVELGHYALILALGLALLLSFYPLYGANQGHEGMMKMARPLSLGMFAMLLFSFIALSWAFYTNDFTVAYVASNSNSALPWYYRLTAVWGAHEGSLLLWVLIQALWTVAVAVFSRGMPLSSVARVLAVMGMISVGFLLFIILTSNPFDRTLPYFPVDGRDLNPLLQDPGLIVHPPILYMGYVGFSVAFAFAIGSLLAGRLDTAWARWSRPWTTAAWLFLTLGIALGSWWAYYELGWGGWWFWDPVENASFMPWLAGTALMHSLAVTEKRGTFKAWTVLLAISAFSLSLLGTFLVRSGVLVSVHSFASDPARGLFILGFLVVVIGGSLLLYALRASEIKGRTKVSFISRENALLVNNTLLMTALVIVLIGTLLPLVHKQLGLGSVSIGEPFFNFLFAWLMLPFAFFLGIGPLIRWKRDKLSTLAKPMLVSGIAAVTLGVGAIAILADSFKAMAAMGVTMALWITFLHGYELHLRATHRHAFTVGIKKLGRSHWAMVLGHIGLAITIIGVAMVENYDIERDVKMAPGSSVTLQGYTFKFTDLSDKQGPNYQGYVASFDVYRGDTFINHLDAEKRFYSVQRSMMTEATIDRGFTRDLYIAMGEELPDGSWAMRLYYKPFVRWIWFGAIVMALGGALAISDKRYRFRRKQAPKQEASV; this is encoded by the coding sequence ATGATTGTTGAGCTCGGGCATTATGCGTTAATCCTTGCGTTGGGATTAGCGCTGTTATTGAGTTTTTATCCGCTTTATGGTGCCAATCAGGGCCATGAAGGAATGATGAAAATGGCGCGTCCTCTTTCTTTGGGGATGTTTGCCATGCTGCTGTTTTCTTTTATTGCGTTAAGTTGGGCGTTTTATACCAATGACTTTACGGTGGCCTATGTCGCCAGTAATTCCAACAGTGCCTTGCCTTGGTACTACCGCTTAACCGCAGTTTGGGGGGCGCACGAGGGCTCACTGTTACTGTGGGTGCTGATTCAGGCGCTTTGGACCGTGGCAGTGGCGGTATTTAGCCGCGGTATGCCGTTATCGTCAGTCGCGCGTGTGCTCGCCGTGATGGGCATGATATCGGTCGGCTTCTTGTTGTTTATTATCCTGACTTCGAACCCGTTTGACCGCACTCTGCCATACTTCCCTGTTGATGGCCGTGACTTGAACCCATTGTTGCAAGATCCTGGGCTCATTGTGCATCCACCTATTTTGTACATGGGGTATGTAGGTTTTTCGGTCGCCTTTGCTTTCGCCATTGGCTCATTGCTCGCGGGACGCTTAGATACCGCGTGGGCGCGTTGGTCGCGTCCTTGGACCACGGCTGCATGGCTTTTCTTAACCTTAGGCATCGCGCTCGGCTCTTGGTGGGCCTATTACGAGCTTGGCTGGGGCGGCTGGTGGTTCTGGGATCCGGTCGAAAACGCCTCATTTATGCCTTGGCTGGCGGGAACCGCTTTGATGCACTCCTTAGCGGTGACAGAAAAGCGTGGCACCTTTAAAGCGTGGACGGTATTACTCGCCATTTCTGCGTTCTCACTCAGCTTATTAGGGACATTCTTGGTACGCTCCGGGGTGCTGGTATCGGTGCATTCGTTCGCCTCCGATCCGGCGCGTGGCCTATTCATTCTTGGCTTTCTTGTGGTGGTGATTGGTGGCTCACTGTTGCTCTATGCTCTGCGTGCCTCCGAGATCAAAGGGCGAACCAAAGTGTCGTTCATTTCTCGTGAGAACGCCTTGTTGGTTAACAATACCTTGTTGATGACCGCGCTTGTGATTGTCTTGATTGGTACCTTATTGCCGCTTGTGCACAAGCAGTTGGGCCTTGGCTCAGTGTCGATTGGCGAGCCCTTCTTTAACTTCCTGTTTGCGTGGCTGATGCTACCGTTTGCCTTTTTCCTCGGCATTGGACCTTTGATTCGCTGGAAGCGCGACAAGCTGTCAACCTTAGCCAAGCCGATGCTCGTGAGTGGGATTGCGGCTGTCACTCTAGGCGTCGGTGCCATCGCAATCTTAGCGGACAGTTTCAAAGCGATGGCGGCAATGGGCGTAACCATGGCGCTGTGGATCACCTTCCTGCATGGCTATGAGCTTCACTTGCGTGCTACCCATCGTCATGCCTTTACGGTAGGGATTAAAAAACTGGGTCGCAGCCATTGGGCCATGGTGCTGGGTCATATCGGCCTTGCGATCACCATTATTGGGGTGGCAATGGTCGAGAATTATGACATTGAGCGTGATGTCAAAATGGCGCCGGGCAGCAGCGTCACTTTGCAAGGTTATACCTTTAAGTTTACGGACTTATCAGACAAGCAAGGACCTAACTACCAGGGTTACGTGGCCTCGTTTGATGTATACCGTGGTGATACCTTTATCAACCATTTGGATGCTGAAAAGCGGTTCTATTCCGTGCAGCGCTCGATGATGACAGAAGCCACGATTGATCGCGGCTTTACCCGTGATCTCTATATTGCCATGGGTGAAGAGCTGCCTGATGGCTCATGGGCAATGCGACTTTACTACAAACCCTTTGTGCGCTGGATTTGGTTCGGTGCCATTGTCATGGCATTGGGTGGTGCGTTAGCGATCAGCGATAAGCGCTACCGGTTTCGTCGCAAGCAGGCACCCAAACAGGAGGCCAGCGTATGA